Sequence from the Sulfurihydrogenibium sp. genome:
AAAACTTAAAAATACTACAAAAACACGTCTCACTTCTCACGTCTCACGTCTCACGTTTAGAAAGTGGAAAGAGTGAGTCAGCTACCCAACAAACTGCCAACCAACGGAAGGAACAGGTGAGGGGTCTACCTGCAGGTAGACATAAAAGCTGGCAAGTTCTTTCCATAGCCTTAGCTTTCTGCTGTCTTGAAAAACCTTACAGAGATTTTTCTCCTTTGAAGCGTGTAATCGTTTCAAAGGATTGGACAGCAGTGGTTAACAGGTTAGTTCCTGTGCTTGGTGCAGGGACTATGACACTTCCAAAATACCGCCTGTCAGGGTCGGAAGTGTCTGAAATGGCGGACTATAAATACCCTGACCCAAGCTGTGCAAGTTTTGCATAGTTTGGTTGACCAGGTGTAGAAGGTGGAATTTTTATTTGGAGTTTTATCTGTAGTTTTAATAATTGTCTCTATTCTTTTAATAATTCTTGTTTTAATGCAAAAAACAAAAGGTGCTGAGATTGGAGCTGTTTTTGGGTCTGGTGCGGCAAAGGCTGTCCTTGGAGCTTCTGCAGCAACGATTTTAACAAAAATAACCTACTGGCTTGGAGCAATATTCTTAACATTAGTTTTAATACTATCATATTTGAGCGTCCATATTGCAAAATCAAAATCTGTAATTGAAAGTATACCGGCAGAGCAAACACAAAAGAAATAATGGAAAATTATGATATTCTCTATAAAATCCTATTCTCTCTCGTTCTTGGATTTTTAATTGGTCTTGAAAGAGAATATAAGGTTAAAGAAGAAGTATTTGCAGGTGTCAGAACATTTCCCCTTATATCTCTTCTTGGTTTATTATCTGCATTTATAAGTGATAAATTTTGGAATGAAGCACTTTTAATATCATTTCTTGCGATCATAGGATTTAGCTTAGTCAATTTTTTCTTAGAATACACTAAGGATAAAGGCGTTACGACAGAGATTTCTGTATTGATTACTTTCTTAATTGGAGTATTAACATACTATAATCAATATTACACAGCTTTATTTATTGCCTTATTAACTACATTAATCCTTGCATTGAAAAAGCCATTAGAAAATTTCGCTAAAAGTCTTTACTTTCAAGATGTAATGACAATTTTAAAATTTGCTTTTTTAACAGCTGTCATCTATCCAATTTTACCGGATAAAAGTTATGGCCCTTTTGATGCTTTTAACCCAAAGGAAATATGGAAAGTTGTAATTATTATTTCTGTAATAGATTTTATTGGATATTTTCTACTGCGATGGAAAGGTACTAAATCCTTGGTTTTGGTTGGATTTTTTGGTGGTTTGGTTTCAAGCACCGCAGTTACTTACAATTTCTCGATTCTTTCTAAAAAATTAGATAAAAAAGAAATACTAATCCTTGGCATCATAATAGCTTGGGTAATTATGAATTTAAGAATAATGATTTTGGTTGGAATTTTTAATATAAATCTTTTGACTCTAATTTTTCCCGGTTTCCTGATCATTGCAGTAATTCAGTTAGCTTTTGTTAAAAAGTACTACAAATACTTAAATTCTCAAATTGAAGAAGAAAATGCTAATCAGTTTCAAGAGGCTTTTAGCATCCTTAATATACTCCAATTTGCTTTTATTTATGCTGCTGTTATATTTTTTATAAAAGCATTGAAATATTATTATGGCTTAATTGGTATGTACTTTATAAGTTTTATCTCAGGTGTGATTGATGTTGATGCTATAACAATTTCTGCATCAAACCTAACAAAATCGGGAAGTGTTGAGCTAATTTTTGGAGCAGTAATGATCCTTTTAGCTGTACTTTCTAATACTATATTTAAATACATTTATGTTTTTATCTTTGCAGATAATTACTTAAAAAGAGAGATGTTTAAAATAACTTTATTTACTGTTGTTCCACTTATAATTTTTATCTTATTTAGCTTTATTTAACAATTTGGGTAAAAAATTCAATGGACTGTAGTGTTCTTAGCTATCACTGTACAACATTAAGAGTTGCAAAGTAAGTGTCAGGATAGTTCATAAAAATTAGCCGAAGGCTATTAAGAGGTTAAACGGCTACCGAAAAAAACTTTATCATTTATTTTGTCAATACATACAACAGAAAAACATCATTTAAATCAACAGAAAATTTCGTAATTCTTTCAATTTCTAATACTCCACTACTTCTCAATAAACCTTCCCATTGAATAAAATTTTCTATGCCTTAACTCAACCAATTCATCTAAGTCAATATTTGTTATTTCTCTTAAAGATTTTCTTAAAGCTCTTCTTAATAATCTATACATTTTCTTTGGCTGTAAATGAGCTCCACCAAGGGGTTCTCTTACTATACAGTCAATAATACCAAGTTCTTTTAAATCTTGTGCTGTAATTTTTAAGCTTTCTGCTGCAATAGGTGCTGATTCTGCTGATTTAAAAAGTATGGCAGCACAACCTTCAGGAGATATTACTGAATATATAGCATTTTCAAGCATAAGTATTTTGTCTGCAACGCCAAGAGCCAATGCTCCACCACTACCACCTTCACCTATGACAGTCGCAATAATAGGAGTTTTTAAGCTACCCATTACCATTAGACTTTCTGCTATGGCTTGAGATTGACCTCTTTCTTCTGCACCAATTCCCGGATAAGCTCCCGGAGTATCTATAAATGTAAAAATCGGTCTTTTAAATTTTTCTGCTAATTTCATTACTCTGATGGCTTTTCTGTATCCCTCCGGGTGCGGCATTCCAAAGTTTCTTTCTATCTTTTCTTTTGTGTCCCTTCCCTTTTCATGACCGATTACACAAACAGGCTTCCCTTCAAAGTTTGCAAATCCTGCTATTATTGCTTTATCATCTGCAAACCTTCTATCTCCGTGAAGTTCTATGAAATCAGTGAATAAATTATTTATATAGTCTATTGTGTGTGGTCTTTTTGGATGTCTGGCAAGCTGAACTCTGTCCCATGCTGTCAAACTTGCCATCTTTTCCTTAGACAGTTTTTTAAATCTCCTTCTTAATTTTGCAAGCTCATTAATTAAATGATGCTCACCTTTCTTTACCCTCTCTCTTAATATCTCAATCTGGTCTTGTAAGGATTGCAATTCTTGATTTATATCCATCTTATCCTGCTCCATTTGTTAAAACTAAGTATATATAGGCTACGAAAAGTAATATACCGGATGTAAATCCATAAGCAAAATATTTTCTATTAATGTAAGAGACTGTTAAAGCTATAAAAGCTGAAATTATTGCAAATATTCCAGACACTAACGCAAGTCCTGTGATGTTCCATTCTGTAAATAAAACACCAATGCTAACAGGAATTGTGCTTTGAAACACCATTGCGCCGGCAACGTTTCCAACTGCTAACGTATCTTTCTTTTCTAAAATCCATTTTATGCTGTTAATTTTTTCCGGTAATTCTGTAGCTATTGGAGCAATAATAAGAGAAAAAATCAATGGGTCTAATCCAAGCGCTAAACTTATTTTTTCTATTCCATGAACGAAGAAATGTGCTCCACCAACCATTAATATAAGAGAGATGATTACTTGAGCAATTATTAAAAATATGTGTGGATGTGGATTTTTAGGAGCTAAAAACAGGTGTTCAGGTGTTTCCATATCTTCACTTTCACCTTTTAATGTTTGAAATACATACAGAACATAAAGACCAATTAAAAAGATAGCAGTTATAACTCTCAGTGTATAGCCTTCAAAAGGGACGATAAATAAAGCTACGGAATAGGCAAATAAAAAGAATGTTAAATCTCGTCTAAGTCCTGTGGTTTCTGCATGTAATGCAACCCCTCTTTTTTTCAATAAATGACCAACGATTACTGTTAATCCAATAAGTGGAAATGCTACGGTTGAAAGCATAAAAGGAGCACCAAGGATTGCTCCAACGCCAATATCATATCCTTTATTTCCTGCAAAAAAAACTATTGCAATTATTGGTATTAAAGTTTCCGGTAAAGCAGTTCCTACAGCAGCCAGTACGCTACCTGTAAAGTTTTTAGATACGTTTAATCTATGTCCAAGAGTTTCTATACCGTTTGTAAACAGCTCAGCTGCTGCTAAAACAAAAAGTATACCAACTACTAATAAAACAAAATCAAGAATCATCAACCTTTCTCCAGCAGCTTTTTCTTAAGAATATCTCCTAAGGTACCTAAGCTTTCTCCTTCCGGCTGCTTTCCTTCTTCCTTTTTACTTGCCAATTTTTCTAAAAGCTTTCTTTTTGCCTCTTCTTCAGCTTTTCTTTTCTCTTCTTCTTTCTTTCTCTTTTCTTCTTCTAATAAAATTTGCTTAATGCTTAATGTTATTTTCTTGTTTTCTGGGTCTATTTTTATTATTTTAGCCTCGACTTCTTGATGAAGCTCTAACTTGTCGCTTGGAATGTTTATTCTTTCTAATGCTATTTCAGAAACCGGTATAAAGCCTTCTATATTTTCTCCTAAATCAACGATCGCACCTTTTTCTATAAGTTTTTTGACCTTTCCTTTAACAATATCGCCAACTTTGTATTTAGAGATAAACTCATTCCATTCTTCTTCTAAGAGCTGTTTCATTCCAAGTAAGATTTTGTCTTTTTCCACGCCAAGAACTTTAAATTTATAAACTTTACCTTCCTTTAATACTGATGAGATGGATTTTATATTTTTATTATCTGTAGCATCTTCAAGTTTTATAATTCCCTCTATTTCACCAAGGTCTATAAATGCAACTTTTTGTTTAACATCTTTAACTCTTGCCTCAATTACACTACCAACAGGATTTTCTTTTAAGAATTTTTCTACTGGATTTTCTTGTAATGCCTTTATGCTTAATTTTAATTTTCTGTTTTCTTTATCAAGCTCTATAATTTTTGCCTTAACTTTATCTCCAACTTTCAAATTTTTCTTAGCTTTCATATAATCAAAATGGGAAATTTCTCTGTTATAGATAAAACCCTCAACTCCTTCTACGTCAACAACTACACCAAATTTATTGATTTCTTTCACGGTAGCTTCTACAACATCCCCAACATTTTTATCAAATTTATCCCATGGATTTGGCTCTAAAGCTTTTAAAGAAAATATTGGCTTTTTATCTTTAATCTCTTTTATTACTAATTCTATGTTATCTCCCACTTTTAAAACATCTTCAAACTTTTTGTTTTTATCCCAAGAAAGCTCACTCTTTGGCAGGATTCCATAAACTACATTGTCAATAGAGATTACAGCAACTTTATCGGTGATTTTTTCTACCTTACCGATAACTTTTTGACCTTGTTGTAAAACTGATAAGTATTTTTCTTTTTCTTCGTTTAATTCTTCTTTTAATGCTTCTTTTCTTGATATTACAACGTTAGGATTGCCTTTTCTTTCTTCAAACTTAACAATGTATCCTTCAAATGTATAACCTTCAGGCAAGGTTTCATCTCTTTTAGTGCCGGACTCTGAAAATGGCATAAATCCTTTAATGCCTTCTATATCAACAATATATCCTTTTTCTCCTTTACTAACTACCATAACTTTTACTTTTTGTCTATTTTCAAAAGCTTCTTTAAGCTTCTTTGCCTTATCTTTCATGACAAAGCCTTTTCTTGAAAGGATAAAGTATCCATCTTTATCTCTTTTGCCAATAAATACCGCTTCTATCTCATCACCCTCTTTATAACCTTCTGCTTCTTGTTTTCTTAAAACAGCTTCTACTTTTTGTCCTATATCTACATAAACTTTATCATCTGTTATTTTTACGACTTTTCCTTTTACTTTTTGATTTTTTGAGTAATGGGAAGTTTCTACAGCTTGCTCCATCATTTTTTCAAACTCATTCATGGCTAACTCCTTTTATTTCTTTGATTTTATTTACAACTTCTTGAATTATCCAGTCAGGTGTAGATGCACCGGCTGATACACCTATATTTTCTTTATTTTCAAACCATTGTTCTTGTAGCTCATCTGCTGTTTCTATATGATAAGTATTTGGATTTAATGCTTTTGAAATCTGATAAAGCCTTTGTGTATTTCCACTGTGTTTTCCGCCGATGATTATCATCACATCAACTTCCGGTGCTATTTTTTTAACCTCTTCTTGTCTTACAGAAGTAGCATCGCAAATTGTATTAAAAACTTTTAACTCTTCTGTATTTTCTGCCAAATATCCTACCGCTTCTCTGAAAAAGTCTTCACTTTGGGTTGTTTGGGCTACTACTCCGATTCTATTTCTTTTTGGAACTTTTTTGACTAAATCTTCAAAATTTTCAACAACAACGCCTTTTCCGCCAACTTCTTCAAGGTGTCCAAGTGTTCCTATCACTTCCGGATGTCCTTCTTCACCTATTATGACTACAAAGTATCCCTCTTCAACAAGTTGCTTGACTTTATCATGAACTTTTTTTACAAACGGACATGTAGCATCAAGAACGTTGATATTCAGCTCTTTTAACATTCTTTCTGTTTTGGGTGGCACACCATGAGACCTTATGATTACGGTATCACCGGGTTTTAGTTGTGAATAGTCCTGCATCTCTTCAACGCCAATAGATTTTAGATAATTAACAACTTGCTTGTTATGGATTATTGGACCATTTGTATATGCATGTCCGAGTTTTTCTCCAGCTTGCTTTGCCATATCTACCGCTATTCTTACACCAAAACAAAAGCCTGCTGTTTGTGCAACTATTATATTAGCCATCTCTTTTTACCTCTTTTAACTTTTTGATTTCGTACATTACTTTTTCTGCCACATGCTCGTAAGATGATATTCCTTCAAAATTTATAGGTTTTCCAATAATTACATCAATATTATACTTGAATAATTTAGGAAATTTTGATTTTACTGGTAGTATTTTATCTGTACCTTCAATAAGAATTGGTATCACTGGAACTTTTGCTTTTTCTATAAGATAGCCAACTCCTGGTTTTGGTTTTCTAAACTCTCCCGGTCTTGCTCTTGTTCCTTCCGGAAAAATTCCTATTACATAACCTTCCTTAAGTAAAGAGATGGCTTTTTTTATCGTGATTAAATCTCTATTGTCTCTTTTTACCGGAATAGCTCCTGCCTTTCTAATTATCCAACCAAGGATTGGCACTTCAAAAAGCTCTTTTTTTGCTAAGAAGATTATCGGTCTTGGAGATATGATGTTTAAAACTGGTGGGTCTAAATAACTTCTGTGATTGGCAGCTAAGATACAGCCACCGGTCAACGGTATATTTTCAAGCCCTACAGCATTTATTTTTAATAGCTTTTTTAACGCCGGTCTGATTTTATAAAAAACTTTATAACCAAATTCTGAGTATGGGGCTTTTTTCTCCAAAAATTATCTCCAAAAGAGAGATTTTTTATAACCAACCTCTCCTCTTTAAAGCATCTTCATATATTCTATTGTAGAGAATTCTCCATTCAGGAGTTCCTTCAACGATTTTTCTTGAGTAAGACCTGATTCTTTGTCTAACTTCTTTATCTATCTCTCTTTGCTCTCTTACCAATCTTTTCAAAAGCTCTAAGACTATTCTTCTTATTTTGTTTGGATGTTCAAATATTTCTACAGAATCTTCTGTTTCAATGTATCTTTTTATTCTGTTTGCAATTTGATTTAATCTCTCTTCTGGGTCAAGGTGGATGTTTCGTTCCTCGGCTAATTTTTCCATCACTTTTAAGACAGCTGTTCTAAATCTTATATCTTCATGCTCAAACTGTTTTATATACTGTTCAACAAGTCTTTCTGCCTCTTCTTCAAGTTCTTTTTCTTCTTCTACAGCTTTTTTGATTATTTCA
This genomic interval carries:
- a CDS encoding MgtC/SapB family protein, whose protein sequence is MENYDILYKILFSLVLGFLIGLEREYKVKEEVFAGVRTFPLISLLGLLSAFISDKFWNEALLISFLAIIGFSLVNFFLEYTKDKGVTTEISVLITFLIGVLTYYNQYYTALFIALLTTLILALKKPLENFAKSLYFQDVMTILKFAFLTAVIYPILPDKSYGPFDAFNPKEIWKVVIIISVIDFIGYFLLRWKGTKSLVLVGFFGGLVSSTAVTYNFSILSKKLDKKEILILGIIIAWVIMNLRIMILVGIFNINLLTLIFPGFLIIAVIQLAFVKKYYKYLNSQIEEENANQFQEAFSILNILQFAFIYAAVIFFIKALKYYYGLIGMYFISFISGVIDVDAITISASNLTKSGSVELIFGAVMILLAVLSNTIFKYIYVFIFADNYLKREMFKITLFTVVPLIIFILFSFI
- the ispH gene encoding 4-hydroxy-3-methylbut-2-enyl diphosphate reductase, translated to MANIIVAQTAGFCFGVRIAVDMAKQAGEKLGHAYTNGPIIHNKQVVNYLKSIGVEEMQDYSQLKPGDTVIIRSHGVPPKTERMLKELNINVLDATCPFVKKVHDKVKQLVEEGYFVVIIGEEGHPEVIGTLGHLEEVGGKGVVVENFEDLVKKVPKRNRIGVVAQTTQSEDFFREAVGYLAENTEELKVFNTICDATSVRQEEVKKIAPEVDVMIIIGGKHSGNTQRLYQISKALNPNTYHIETADELQEQWFENKENIGVSAGASTPDWIIQEVVNKIKEIKGVSHE
- a CDS encoding S1 RNA-binding domain-containing protein; translation: MNEFEKMMEQAVETSHYSKNQKVKGKVVKITDDKVYVDIGQKVEAVLRKQEAEGYKEGDEIEAVFIGKRDKDGYFILSRKGFVMKDKAKKLKEAFENRQKVKVMVVSKGEKGYIVDIEGIKGFMPFSESGTKRDETLPEGYTFEGYIVKFEERKGNPNVVISRKEALKEELNEEKEKYLSVLQQGQKVIGKVEKITDKVAVISIDNVVYGILPKSELSWDKNKKFEDVLKVGDNIELVIKEIKDKKPIFSLKALEPNPWDKFDKNVGDVVEATVKEINKFGVVVDVEGVEGFIYNREISHFDYMKAKKNLKVGDKVKAKIIELDKENRKLKLSIKALQENPVEKFLKENPVGSVIEARVKDVKQKVAFIDLGEIEGIIKLEDATDNKNIKSISSVLKEGKVYKFKVLGVEKDKILLGMKQLLEEEWNEFISKYKVGDIVKGKVKKLIEKGAIVDLGENIEGFIPVSEIALERINIPSDKLELHQEVEAKIIKIDPENKKITLSIKQILLEEEKRKKEEEKRKAEEEAKRKLLEKLASKKEEGKQPEGESLGTLGDILKKKLLEKG
- the secG gene encoding preprotein translocase subunit SecG, giving the protein MEFLFGVLSVVLIIVSILLIILVLMQKTKGAEIGAVFGSGAAKAVLGASAATILTKITYWLGAIFLTLVLILSYLSVHIAKSKSVIESIPAEQTQKK
- a CDS encoding sodium:calcium antiporter, with the translated sequence MILDFVLLVVGILFVLAAAELFTNGIETLGHRLNVSKNFTGSVLAAVGTALPETLIPIIAIVFFAGNKGYDIGVGAILGAPFMLSTVAFPLIGLTVIVGHLLKKRGVALHAETTGLRRDLTFFLFAYSVALFIVPFEGYTLRVITAIFLIGLYVLYVFQTLKGESEDMETPEHLFLAPKNPHPHIFLIIAQVIISLILMVGGAHFFVHGIEKISLALGLDPLIFSLIIAPIATELPEKINSIKWILEKKDTLAVGNVAGAMVFQSTIPVSIGVLFTEWNITGLALVSGIFAIISAFIALTVSYINRKYFAYGFTSGILLFVAYIYLVLTNGAG
- a CDS encoding DUF507 family protein; amino-acid sequence: MKLPAKLVEIVSQSIADKLINEHIVEADDEQKFRHDILEIIKKAVEEEKELEEEAERLVEQYIKQFEHEDIRFRTAVLKVMEKLAEERNIHLDPEERLNQIANRIKRYIETEDSVEIFEHPNKIRRIVLELLKRLVREQREIDKEVRQRIRSYSRKIVEGTPEWRILYNRIYEDALKRRGWL
- a CDS encoding acetyl-CoA carboxylase carboxyltransferase subunit alpha, whose protein sequence is MDINQELQSLQDQIEILRERVKKGEHHLINELAKLRRRFKKLSKEKMASLTAWDRVQLARHPKRPHTIDYINNLFTDFIELHGDRRFADDKAIIAGFANFEGKPVCVIGHEKGRDTKEKIERNFGMPHPEGYRKAIRVMKLAEKFKRPIFTFIDTPGAYPGIGAEERGQSQAIAESLMVMGSLKTPIIATVIGEGGSGGALALGVADKILMLENAIYSVISPEGCAAILFKSAESAPIAAESLKITAQDLKELGIIDCIVREPLGGAHLQPKKMYRLLRRALRKSLREITNIDLDELVELRHRKFYSMGRFIEK
- a CDS encoding lysophospholipid acyltransferase family protein; translated protein: MEKKAPYSEFGYKVFYKIRPALKKLLKINAVGLENIPLTGGCILAANHRSYLDPPVLNIISPRPIIFLAKKELFEVPILGWIIRKAGAIPVKRDNRDLITIKKAISLLKEGYVIGIFPEGTRARPGEFRKPKPGVGYLIEKAKVPVIPILIEGTDKILPVKSKFPKLFKYNIDVIIGKPINFEGISSYEHVAEKVMYEIKKLKEVKRDG